The proteins below are encoded in one region of Pseudophryne corroboree isolate aPseCor3 chromosome 8, aPseCor3.hap2, whole genome shotgun sequence:
- the PTGES2 gene encoding prostaglandin E synthase 2 produces MAAYRAHEFGCLTWRLLGQQRGAAAGLRVTLSGGLARDSMSPPGAAVRGYSWHPKSVTAISRTMLPLAAPYTGLITCWRGYRAGWRWQEAGKDTRWVWGLVFAVGGALGVAQTLRYSLGEQRAEEEQQQVPDGGLQLTLYQYKTCPFCSKVRTFLEYHQLPHEIVEVNPVMRKEIKFSSYRKVPILIADAGCPIQLNDSSVIISAIKTFLISKRKSLEEIVSYYPAIKVTNEKGKEAVEYQNRYWLMLDEQETKELYAHKETQKEEMKWRRWVDDWLVHLISPNVYRTPGEALASFDYIVQVGNFGPVEGIFAKYIGATAMFVIGKRLKSRHNLEDDVRQDLYKAANLWVAAVEKHGKFLGGSQPNLADLAVYGVLRVMEGLQSFDDMMSNTKIKPWYQGMTRAIYEHANRQ; encoded by the exons ATGGCTGCTTACAGGGCCCATGAGTTTGGCTGCCTTACATGGCGGCTGTTGGGGCAGCAGAGAGGCGCCGCGGCTGGGTTACGGGTCACCCTGTCAGGGGGGCTAGCCCGGGACTCCATGTCTCCCCCTGGGGCAGCTGTCAGGGGCTATAGCTGGCACCCCAAATCGGTGACAGCGATAAGTAGGACCATGCTGCCCCTGGCAGCGCCATACACCGGGCTTATCACCTGCTGGCGAGGGTACCGTGCTGGGTGGCGGTGGCAGGAGGCCGGGAAGGACACCCGGTGGGTGTGGGGCCTGGTGTTTGCAGTTGGGGGTGCACTGGGGGTGGCCCAGACCCTGAGATACTCCCTGGGGGAGCAGagggcggaggaggagcagcagcag GTACCAGATGGCGGTCTGCAACTCACACTATACCAATACAAAACCTGCCCCTTCTGCAGTAAGGTCCGGACCTTCCTTGAGTATCATCAGCTGCCACATGAGATTGTAGAAGTCAATCCTGTTATGCGAAAAGAGATTAAATTCTCCAGTTACAGGAAGGTTCCGATCCTCATTGCTGACGCTGGATGCCCTATA caatTAAATGACTCATCTGTGATCATCAGCGCAATAAAAACTTTCCTCATCTCCAA AAGGAAAAGCTTGGAAGAAATTGTCTCTTATTATCCAGCTATAAAAGTCACAAATGAAAAAGGGAAGGAAGCGGTGGAGTACCAGAACAGATACTGGCTCATGCTGGATGAGCAGGAGACGAAGGAGCTGTATGCACACAAAGAGACGCAGAA GGAAGAAATGAAATGGCGACGGTGGGTAGATGACTGGCTGGTCCACCTCATCTCTCCTAACGTGTACCGCACACCAGGGGAAGCACTTGCCTCCTTTGACTACATTGTACAGGTGGGGAACTTTGGCCCAGTGGAAGGCATCTTTGCCAAATATATAGGAGCGACAGCCATGTTTGTGATTGGCAAGAGACTGAAAAGCAG GCACAACTTAGAGGATGATGTCCGTCAGGATCTGTACAAAGCAGCCAACCTGTGGGTGGCAGCTGTGGAGAAACACGGGAAGTTCCTAGGCGGCTCACAACCAAACCTTGCAGACCTG GCTGTTTATGGGGTCCTCAGAGTCATGGAGGGCTTACAGTCATTCGATGATATGATGTCAAACACCAAGATCAAGCCATGGTACCAGGGGATGACGAGAGCCATTTATGAACATGCCAACAGGCAATGA